One Sagittula stellata E-37 genomic window carries:
- the ugpA gene encoding sn-glycerol-3-phosphate ABC transporter permease UgpA, producing MKRVTFKGLWLPLLLVLPQLAVTAVFFFYPAGQAVWQSLFIPDPFGLSMQWVGLGNFEYLLGDPYYRASFVTTAIFSILVTVVSMGVALYLAVLADRLIKGSGTYRTLLIWPYAVAPAVAGVLWLFMFNTRVGVVTWYLGQLGYDWNHVLNGTEAMGLVVVASAWGRISYNFLFFLAGLQAIPRSVIEAAAIDGARFWTRFRTIVWPLLSPTTFFLLVVNIIYAFFETFGVIHTITSGGPQQSTTILVYKVYADGFVGQDLGSSAAQSVVLLVIVGILTVVQFKFIERRVHY from the coding sequence ATGAAGCGCGTGACCTTCAAGGGCCTCTGGCTGCCGCTGCTCTTGGTACTGCCGCAACTGGCGGTCACGGCGGTGTTCTTCTTCTACCCGGCCGGGCAGGCGGTGTGGCAGTCGCTGTTCATTCCCGACCCCTTCGGCCTGTCGATGCAATGGGTGGGGCTGGGCAACTTCGAATACCTGCTGGGCGATCCGTACTATCGCGCTTCCTTCGTGACCACCGCGATCTTCTCGATCCTCGTGACGGTCGTGTCGATGGGTGTGGCGCTGTACCTCGCGGTGCTGGCCGACCGGCTGATCAAGGGATCCGGCACCTACCGCACGCTGCTGATCTGGCCCTATGCCGTGGCGCCGGCGGTGGCGGGTGTGCTGTGGCTCTTCATGTTCAACACCCGCGTCGGGGTGGTGACGTGGTATCTGGGCCAGTTGGGATATGACTGGAACCACGTGCTGAACGGGACCGAGGCCATGGGCCTCGTGGTCGTGGCCAGCGCCTGGGGGCGGATCAGCTACAACTTCCTGTTCTTCCTCGCGGGTCTTCAGGCCATACCGCGCAGCGTGATCGAGGCGGCCGCAATCGACGGTGCGCGCTTCTGGACACGCTTCCGCACCATCGTCTGGCCGCTGCTCAGCCCCACGACCTTCTTCCTGCTGGTGGTGAACATCATCTACGCCTTCTTCGAGACCTTCGGCGTCATCCACACCATCACCAGCGGCGGCCCGCAGCAGAGCACGACGATCCTCGTCTACAAGGTCTATGCCGACGGCTTCGTCGGGCAGGACCTTGGGTCTTCGGCGGCGCAGTCGGTCGTCCTGCTGGTGATCGTCGGCATCCTGACGGTCGTGCAATTCAAGTTCATCGAGCGCAGGGTGCATTACTGA
- a CDS encoding ribbon-helix-helix domain-containing protein, whose translation MTVKISISLTDQQAEYARKQVEEGRFPSTSAVIQQALEAKRREDEEYQEWKAEFFEEMRRRAEGPHVSSDVMDTRIAAMLARKRQAHGLDD comes from the coding sequence ATGACCGTCAAGATCTCCATTTCGCTGACCGACCAGCAGGCCGAATACGCGCGCAAGCAGGTCGAAGAGGGCCGGTTTCCCTCAACCTCCGCCGTGATCCAGCAGGCGCTGGAAGCCAAGCGGCGCGAGGACGAGGAGTACCAGGAGTGGAAGGCCGAGTTCTTCGAAGAGATGCGGCGCCGGGCCGAGGGGCCGCATGTGTCCAGCGATGTGATGGATACCCGGATCGCCGCGATGCTTGCGCGGAAACGGCAGGCCCATGGCCTGGACGACTGA
- the ugpB gene encoding sn-glycerol-3-phosphate ABC transporter substrate-binding protein UgpB, with product MKLTQTLLASAAILSAAPAMAQTEVQFWHAFTGRLGELVAEQVETFNNSQDDYTVVATHKGNYSETLNAGIAAFRAGEQPDILMVFEVGTATMMAAKGAVNPVFEVMGEGFDQSQYIGAVKGYYTSADGNMLSLPFNSSTPVLWVNRTMLEENGIDPDIDLSTWEQVGDVLTQLKDAGVECPLTTAWQSWIHLENMSAYHNVPFATKANGFEGTDAELVFNSEPQVTHIQAMGDWAKDGKFIYTGRRNEGGANFRGGECALFTESSAGYAGIKAEADFDFGVRPLPYWSALVDAPQNTIIGGASLWVMAGQSDEEYAGVAEFLSFLSSPEIQAKWHQDTGYLPITQAAADLTAEQGFYEENPGTDVAVKQMTTNEPTENSKGIRLGSFDQIRTIIDEELEAVWAGDKSAQEALDSAVERGNPLLRRFEQSSR from the coding sequence ATGAAACTGACACAGACCCTGCTGGCCAGTGCCGCCATCCTGAGCGCCGCCCCCGCGATGGCCCAGACGGAAGTCCAGTTCTGGCACGCCTTCACCGGCCGCCTGGGCGAGCTGGTGGCCGAACAGGTCGAGACCTTCAACAACAGCCAGGACGACTACACCGTCGTCGCCACGCACAAGGGCAACTACTCCGAGACGCTGAACGCTGGCATCGCCGCCTTCCGCGCGGGCGAACAGCCCGACATCCTGATGGTCTTCGAGGTCGGCACCGCCACGATGATGGCCGCCAAGGGCGCCGTGAACCCCGTGTTCGAAGTCATGGGCGAAGGCTTTGACCAGTCGCAGTACATCGGCGCCGTGAAGGGCTATTACACCTCCGCCGACGGCAACATGCTGTCGCTGCCCTTCAACTCCTCGACGCCGGTGCTGTGGGTCAACCGCACCATGCTGGAAGAGAACGGCATCGACCCCGATATCGACCTGTCGACGTGGGAGCAGGTCGGCGATGTGCTGACGCAGCTCAAGGATGCCGGCGTCGAATGCCCGCTGACCACCGCATGGCAAAGCTGGATCCACCTCGAAAACATGTCTGCCTATCACAACGTACCCTTCGCCACGAAGGCCAACGGGTTCGAAGGCACCGACGCCGAGCTGGTCTTCAACTCCGAGCCGCAAGTGACGCACATCCAGGCGATGGGCGACTGGGCCAAGGACGGCAAGTTCATCTACACCGGCCGCCGCAACGAAGGTGGCGCCAACTTCCGCGGCGGCGAATGCGCGCTGTTCACCGAGAGCTCGGCCGGTTACGCGGGCATCAAGGCCGAGGCCGACTTCGACTTCGGCGTGCGGCCCCTGCCCTACTGGTCCGCGCTGGTGGACGCGCCCCAGAACACAATCATCGGCGGTGCGTCGCTGTGGGTGATGGCGGGCCAGTCCGACGAGGAATACGCAGGCGTGGCAGAGTTCCTGTCGTTCCTGTCCTCGCCCGAGATCCAGGCGAAGTGGCACCAGGACACCGGCTACCTGCCGATCACGCAGGCCGCTGCCGATCTGACCGCCGAGCAGGGCTTTTACGAAGAAAACCCGGGCACCGACGTGGCGGTCAAGCAGATGACCACCAATGAGCCGACCGAGAACTCCAAGGGCATCCGCCTGGGGTCGTTCGACCAGATCCGCACGATCATCGACGAGGAACTGGAAGCGGTCTGGGCGGGTGACAAGTCCGCGCAGGAAGCACTGGATTCCGCCGTCGAGCGCGGCAACCCGCTGCTGCGCCGCTTCGAGCAGTCCTCGCGCTGA
- a CDS encoding HAD-IIA family hydrolase gives MTLETAFAAYEAVRHRLPTPVAGRPAPLRARTLADVASGYDAFLLDAFGVLNIGETAIEGVAERISDLRELGKQVLIVSNAAGFPHAALMEKYARLGYDFAPEDVITSRRTLLANLNGHGHMRWGLMATPATGLRDLEDLDLVYLEEDPGPYAEVDGFLMIGSAAWTEARQALLEAALADRPRRVLVGNPDIVAPRETGFSVEPGHFAHRLADMTGVVPEFFGKPFANIYTLAMARLDPGPPRDRILMVGDSLHTDILGAQAAGIHSALVAGYGFFANGDPHAAIATSGIVPDVIVDRP, from the coding sequence ATGACGCTGGAAACCGCGTTTGCCGCCTACGAAGCGGTGCGCCACCGCCTGCCGACGCCGGTTGCGGGGCGCCCCGCCCCGCTGCGCGCGCGCACTCTGGCGGATGTGGCCAGCGGCTACGACGCCTTCCTGCTGGATGCCTTCGGAGTGCTGAACATCGGAGAGACGGCCATAGAGGGCGTGGCCGAACGTATCTCGGACCTGCGGGAGCTGGGCAAGCAGGTGCTGATCGTCTCGAACGCCGCCGGGTTCCCGCATGCCGCGCTGATGGAGAAATACGCGAGGCTGGGCTACGACTTCGCACCGGAGGACGTCATCACCAGTCGCCGGACGCTGCTGGCGAACCTGAACGGGCATGGCCACATGCGTTGGGGCCTCATGGCGACCCCGGCGACCGGCCTGCGCGATCTCGAAGATCTCGACCTTGTCTACCTCGAAGAAGACCCCGGCCCCTACGCAGAGGTCGATGGCTTCCTGATGATCGGCAGCGCCGCCTGGACGGAAGCGCGGCAGGCCCTGCTGGAGGCGGCGCTTGCCGACCGGCCGCGCCGGGTGCTGGTGGGCAATCCCGACATCGTCGCCCCGCGCGAGACCGGATTCTCGGTGGAGCCGGGCCATTTCGCGCACCGGCTGGCCGACATGACGGGCGTCGTGCCGGAGTTCTTCGGCAAGCCCTTCGCCAATATCTACACACTCGCCATGGCGCGGCTGGACCCCGGGCCGCCGCGGGACCGCATCCTGATGGTCGGCGACAGCCTGCACACCGATATCCTCGGGGCGCAGGCCGCGGGCATTCATTCGGCGCTGGTGGCGGGCTACGGCTTTTTCGCCAACGGCGATCCCCATGCCGCCATCGCGACGTCCGGTATCGTTCCCGACGTCATCGTGGACAGGCCATAG
- the phnE gene encoding phosphonate ABC transporter, permease protein PhnE: protein MVVLAQDGKQVWRRRTTGQSLVRWFGWLLGVAVFLFCWQRISEATTWFFVWDAPRIAGDIWSRATPPRWEYITQLGRPIWDTLNIATLGTLISLVLAIPVAFLAARNTTPSRVLARPIALLVIVSTRSINSLIWALLLIAIIGPGVFAGVVAIAIRSIGFCAKLIYEAIEEIDHSQVEAITATGASRWQVMAYGIVPQILPALAGVAVFRWDINIRESTVLGLVGAGGIGLQLQSSLNVLAWPQVSLILLVILLAVVISEWVSAKVRGAII from the coding sequence ATGGTGGTTCTGGCACAGGACGGCAAGCAGGTCTGGCGGCGCAGGACCACAGGACAATCGCTGGTCCGCTGGTTCGGCTGGCTGCTGGGCGTGGCGGTGTTCCTCTTCTGCTGGCAGCGGATCTCGGAGGCGACGACGTGGTTCTTCGTCTGGGACGCGCCGCGCATCGCGGGCGACATCTGGAGCCGCGCCACCCCACCGCGCTGGGAATACATCACCCAGCTCGGCCGCCCGATCTGGGACACTCTGAACATCGCAACCCTCGGCACGCTGATCTCGCTGGTTCTGGCGATTCCGGTGGCCTTCCTCGCGGCACGCAACACCACGCCCTCCCGCGTGCTGGCGCGGCCGATCGCGCTACTGGTGATCGTCTCGACCCGCTCGATCAACTCCCTGATCTGGGCGCTCCTCCTCATCGCGATCATCGGGCCGGGGGTCTTCGCAGGGGTGGTGGCCATCGCCATCCGCTCCATCGGTTTCTGCGCCAAGCTGATCTACGAGGCCATCGAGGAAATCGACCACAGCCAGGTGGAAGCGATCACCGCCACGGGTGCGTCGCGCTGGCAGGTCATGGCCTATGGCATCGTCCCGCAGATCCTGCCCGCACTGGCCGGGGTCGCGGTGTTCCGCTGGGACATCAACATCCGTGAATCGACCGTGCTGGGGCTGGTGGGCGCGGGCGGCATCGGGCTGCAATTGCAAAGCTCGCTGAACGTGCTGGCCTGGCCGCAGGTGTCGCTGATCCTGCTGGTGATCCTGCTCGCTGTCGTCATTTCCGAATGGGTGTCGGCGAAGGTCCGGGGGGCGATCATTTGA
- the phnE gene encoding phosphonate ABC transporter, permease protein PhnE gives MSAGTHRELDDMLGRGWRKPPLIQNKALRWGLIAAFAVYLVAAVSTIPVDWGRVYEGLDRGWQFVLAFTHPDFVTRWSDIWDGLAESIIMTVAASVVGIAISIPIGLGAARNIAPLPVYVICRAIIAISRALQEIIVAILLVAIFGFGPLAGFLTLSFATIGFLSKLLAEDIEAMDRVQAEAIRASGARWMQWINYGVQPQVMPRLVGLSMYRIDINFRESAILGLVGAGGIGATLNTAFDRYEYDTAAAILILIIGIVMGLEYLSGVIRARVQ, from the coding sequence ATGAGCGCCGGGACACATCGCGAACTGGACGACATGCTGGGTCGCGGCTGGCGCAAACCGCCGCTGATCCAGAACAAGGCCCTGCGCTGGGGCCTGATCGCGGCCTTTGCCGTGTACCTCGTGGCGGCGGTCTCCACCATTCCGGTGGACTGGGGACGTGTCTACGAGGGCCTCGACCGCGGCTGGCAGTTCGTGCTGGCCTTCACGCACCCCGACTTCGTCACCCGCTGGTCCGACATCTGGGACGGACTGGCCGAAAGCATTATCATGACCGTCGCGGCCTCGGTCGTGGGCATCGCCATCTCGATCCCCATCGGGCTGGGGGCGGCGCGCAACATCGCGCCCCTGCCCGTCTACGTGATCTGCCGGGCGATCATCGCGATCAGCCGCGCGCTGCAGGAGATCATCGTGGCAATCCTGCTGGTGGCGATCTTCGGCTTCGGCCCGCTGGCCGGGTTCCTGACGCTGTCCTTCGCCACCATCGGCTTTCTGTCGAAGTTGCTGGCCGAGGACATAGAGGCGATGGACCGCGTGCAGGCCGAGGCGATCCGGGCATCGGGCGCGCGCTGGATGCAGTGGATCAACTACGGCGTCCAGCCGCAGGTCATGCCGCGCCTCGTGGGCCTGTCGATGTACCGCATCGACATCAACTTCCGCGAAAGCGCGATCCTTGGCCTCGTCGGCGCGGGCGGCATAGGCGCGACGCTCAACACCGCCTTCGACCGCTACGAATACGACACGGCGGCGGCCATCCTGATCCTGATCATCGGGATCGTCATGGGGCTGGAGTATCTCTCTGGCGTCATCCGGGCGAGGGTTCAGTGA
- the phnC gene encoding phosphonate ABC transporter ATP-binding protein, which produces MLRLEKLTKTYKTGDMALKAIDLDVPSGQVLALIGPSGAGKSTMIRCINRLVEPTSGAVMLDGTDLTKLGAGALRRARREMGMIFQEYALVERLTVMENVLSGRLGYVGFWRSFLRKFPQKDVDEAFRLLDRVGLLHMADKRADELSGGQRQRVGICRALIQEPKLLLVDEPTASLDPKTSRQIMRLVCELCAERGLAAIINIHDVALAQMFVPRVVGLRFGEIVFDGLPNALTPDKLTEIYGEEDWEATIQKDEDGEAVEAAE; this is translated from the coding sequence ATGCTGCGCCTCGAAAAACTGACGAAAACCTACAAGACCGGCGACATGGCCCTGAAGGCCATCGACCTCGACGTGCCGTCGGGGCAGGTGCTGGCGCTGATCGGGCCATCGGGCGCGGGCAAGTCCACCATGATCCGCTGCATCAACCGACTTGTCGAACCGACCTCCGGCGCGGTGATGCTGGACGGAACCGATCTGACGAAGCTGGGTGCAGGCGCGTTGCGCCGGGCGCGGCGCGAGATGGGCATGATCTTTCAGGAATACGCGCTGGTCGAACGGCTGACGGTCATGGAGAACGTGTTGTCCGGCCGTCTGGGCTATGTCGGCTTCTGGCGGTCCTTCCTGCGCAAGTTCCCGCAGAAGGACGTGGACGAGGCGTTTCGCCTGCTGGACCGCGTGGGCCTTCTGCACATGGCGGACAAGCGTGCCGACGAATTGTCGGGCGGGCAGCGACAGCGGGTCGGCATCTGCCGCGCGCTGATCCAGGAGCCGAAGCTTCTGCTGGTGGACGAACCCACGGCCTCGCTCGACCCGAAGACGTCGCGCCAGATCATGCGGCTGGTCTGCGAGCTGTGCGCCGAGCGCGGGCTGGCGGCGATCATCAACATTCACGACGTGGCGCTTGCTCAGATGTTCGTGCCGCGCGTCGTCGGTCTGCGCTTTGGCGAGATCGTCTTTGACGGGCTGCCCAACGCACTCACGCCGGATAAGCTGACCGAGATCTACGGCGAGGAAGACTGGGAAGCGACGATCCAGAAGGATGAGGACGGCGAAGCCGTGGAGGCGGCAGAATGA
- the phnD gene encoding phosphate/phosphite/phosphonate ABC transporter substrate-binding protein, translated as MTQTLRLMLGASVAALLATAAQAQDCPHGDLDARYCDADGDLVADVPTDESQWIDPDTLVFAYTPVEDPAVYKTAWSDFLDYLKEKTGKDVIFFPVQNNAAQIEAMRSGRLHISGFNTGSNPLAVNCAGFRPFTIMASEDGGFGYEMEIITYPGSGVEKIEDIKGKQLAFSSPTSNSGFKAPSAILKGDYDMEAERDFEPVFSGKHDNTILGVANKDYTAGAIANSVMSRMIERDVIQPEQVVSIYKSQTFPTTGFGVVYNLKPELQDQIKDAFMTFPWEGSSLQEEFSKSNESQFIEMNYKDFWEVIRKIDAANGVSYACE; from the coding sequence ATGACACAGACACTCAGGCTGATGCTCGGCGCATCGGTGGCGGCGCTGCTGGCCACGGCGGCACAGGCGCAGGACTGCCCGCACGGCGATCTGGACGCGCGCTATTGCGACGCGGACGGCGATCTGGTGGCGGACGTGCCCACGGATGAAAGCCAGTGGATCGACCCGGACACGCTGGTCTTTGCCTACACCCCGGTGGAGGATCCTGCGGTCTACAAGACGGCATGGTCGGACTTCCTCGATTACCTCAAGGAGAAGACCGGCAAGGACGTGATCTTCTTCCCCGTGCAGAACAACGCCGCCCAGATCGAGGCGATGCGCTCGGGCCGGCTGCACATCTCGGGCTTCAACACCGGATCGAACCCCTTGGCGGTGAACTGCGCGGGCTTCCGTCCTTTTACCATCATGGCGTCCGAGGACGGCGGATTTGGCTACGAGATGGAAATCATCACCTATCCCGGCTCGGGCGTGGAAAAGATTGAGGACATCAAGGGCAAGCAGCTGGCCTTCTCCTCACCGACCTCCAACAGCGGGTTCAAAGCCCCCTCCGCCATCCTCAAGGGCGACTACGACATGGAGGCGGAGCGCGATTTCGAACCCGTCTTCTCGGGCAAGCATGACAACACCATCCTCGGTGTCGCCAACAAGGATTACACCGCCGGGGCCATCGCCAATTCCGTCATGTCTCGCATGATCGAACGCGACGTGATCCAGCCGGAACAGGTGGTGTCGATCTACAAGTCGCAGACCTTCCCGACCACCGGCTTTGGCGTGGTCTACAACCTCAAGCCCGAGTTGCAGGACCAGATCAAGGACGCCTTCATGACCTTCCCCTGGGAAGGCTCGTCGCTGCAGGAGGAGTTCTCCAAATCCAACGAGTCGCAGTTCATCGAGATGAACTACAAGGATTTCTGGGAGGTGATCCGCAAAATCGACGCCGCAAACGGCGTGTCTTACGCCTGCGAGTGA
- a CDS encoding DeoR/GlpR family DNA-binding transcription regulator — translation MAVTGIQSPKPEPAPQRLRKSERREQILLELKLRPHLRISELAERFNVSTETVRRDFDALADDGLVARAHGGAMATGAGHYPGLDERAHARIGERERIGRRAAELVQEGETLMVDSGSTTIQFARALALRGTTCTVITNSIPVAMTLAQGPQQVLLCPGEYLPAESAVVGTDTLDYLARFNVDRCMIGASGLTEDGPSESVRGFAAVKRAMLGRAARRHLLIDAEKFGTRGLNAVGGPGDLDSVIVDRVPGPEIAGTLTAGGVEFIPAD, via the coding sequence GTGGCAGTGACCGGCATCCAATCCCCGAAACCCGAACCGGCGCCGCAAAGGCTGCGCAAGTCGGAGCGGCGTGAGCAGATCCTGCTGGAACTGAAGCTGCGTCCGCACCTGCGGATTTCCGAGTTGGCCGAACGCTTCAACGTCTCGACAGAGACCGTCCGGCGCGACTTCGACGCGCTGGCCGACGACGGGCTGGTGGCGCGCGCCCATGGCGGCGCGATGGCGACCGGCGCGGGCCACTATCCCGGGCTTGACGAACGCGCCCACGCCCGCATCGGGGAACGCGAACGCATCGGGCGGCGCGCGGCGGAACTGGTGCAGGAGGGCGAAACGCTGATGGTGGATTCGGGATCGACGACGATCCAGTTCGCGCGCGCTCTCGCCCTGCGCGGCACGACCTGCACCGTCATCACCAATTCCATTCCCGTGGCCATGACGCTTGCGCAGGGACCTCAGCAGGTGCTTTTGTGCCCGGGCGAGTACCTGCCGGCGGAAAGTGCCGTGGTGGGGACCGATACGCTCGATTATCTCGCGCGGTTCAACGTCGACCGCTGCATGATCGGCGCTTCGGGGCTGACGGAGGATGGACCCTCGGAAAGCGTGCGGGGGTTTGCCGCCGTGAAGCGCGCGATGCTGGGCCGTGCCGCGCGGCGCCATCTGCTGATCGACGCGGAGAAATTCGGCACTCGGGGTCTGAACGCGGTTGGAGGACCGGGAGACCTCGACAGCGTGATCGTGGATCGCGTGCCGGGGCCGGAGATTGCCGGGACACTGACGGCGGGAGGCGTCGAGTTCATTCCGGCGGACTGA
- a CDS encoding Na/Pi cotransporter family protein has protein sequence MIGFLIHLSAAVALLLWAVRLVRTGIERAFMTQVRQGLRRVCQNRLTAAMGGALAAMLMQSGTAVTLIASGFIASSAIAPAAALVLIVGAELGSALMARVLFLPIQSAIPVLVLAGVILNFRKHNHALKQAGRVLIGLALILLALGMIRAATAPIAANDIVRAIAAYLAGDLLSAWVLGALLAWSMHSSLAAVLTVASFAATGLTAGPVAAALVLGANFGGAIIPMTLLSGTGRDVRAVVTANTLARGSLAVAGLLALHIVETEALFPALEQGTRAVTLHILFNLALAVFVLPWPGLFLDISGHLVRSDPDAPQDDLSALDPDAVADPRLGIACARRELMRMGETVQAMLVQVKPLYRAWDAEAEARILRLEEAVDRMHFESKLYISRLRAGELSDSQSRQTLELVTVANGLEEAADRIAVNMLAIARKMHRKAVNFSGEGVSDLEKLHDVVCSNAQLAMGVLTTGNPDDARQLVAQKDEMRGLEQRLQERHLQRLQDRRSDSVASTNMHQECLRLLKQINTSFTYAAYPILEEAGAFLGSRLTRNA, from the coding sequence GTGATCGGTTTCCTTATACATCTCTCGGCGGCCGTGGCGCTGCTGTTGTGGGCGGTCCGGCTGGTCCGCACAGGGATCGAGCGTGCCTTCATGACACAGGTGCGGCAGGGCCTGCGCAGGGTGTGCCAGAACCGGCTGACCGCGGCGATGGGCGGCGCTCTGGCCGCGATGCTGATGCAAAGCGGGACCGCCGTGACCCTGATCGCCAGCGGTTTCATCGCCTCTTCGGCGATCGCGCCTGCGGCGGCGCTGGTCCTGATCGTCGGTGCGGAGCTTGGCTCCGCCCTGATGGCGCGCGTCCTTTTCCTGCCGATCCAGAGCGCGATCCCCGTCCTCGTACTGGCCGGGGTGATACTGAATTTCCGCAAGCACAACCATGCGCTGAAGCAGGCCGGGCGGGTGCTGATCGGTCTGGCGCTGATCCTGCTGGCGCTCGGCATGATCCGTGCCGCGACCGCGCCCATCGCCGCAAACGACATCGTGCGCGCCATCGCCGCCTACCTCGCCGGGGACCTGCTCAGTGCGTGGGTGCTGGGCGCGCTCCTGGCGTGGTCGATGCACTCCAGCCTCGCCGCCGTGTTGACGGTAGCCAGTTTCGCCGCGACCGGGCTGACCGCCGGCCCGGTGGCCGCAGCCCTCGTGCTGGGCGCGAACTTCGGCGGCGCGATCATCCCCATGACGCTGCTTTCCGGCACCGGACGCGACGTGCGCGCGGTGGTCACCGCCAACACCCTCGCAAGGGGAAGCCTCGCCGTCGCCGGTCTCCTGGCGCTGCACATCGTCGAAACGGAGGCACTGTTCCCCGCGCTGGAGCAGGGCACGCGCGCGGTCACGTTGCACATCCTCTTCAACCTCGCTCTGGCGGTCTTCGTGCTGCCGTGGCCGGGCCTCTTTCTGGACATCTCCGGTCATCTTGTGCGGTCGGACCCGGACGCCCCGCAGGACGATCTGAGCGCGCTCGACCCCGACGCGGTGGCCGATCCGCGCCTCGGCATTGCCTGCGCCCGCCGCGAGCTGATGCGCATGGGCGAAACGGTCCAGGCGATGCTGGTGCAGGTCAAGCCGCTGTACCGCGCCTGGGATGCCGAGGCCGAGGCGCGCATCCTGCGGCTGGAAGAGGCTGTCGACCGGATGCACTTCGAGTCGAAACTCTACATCTCCCGCCTGCGCGCCGGAGAGTTGTCCGACAGCCAGTCACGTCAGACACTGGAACTGGTGACCGTGGCCAACGGGCTGGAAGAAGCCGCCGACCGCATCGCCGTCAACATGCTCGCCATCGCCCGCAAGATGCACCGCAAGGCCGTCAACTTCTCCGGCGAGGGAGTGAGCGATCTGGAGAAGCTGCATGATGTCGTCTGCTCCAACGCGCAGCTCGCGATGGGTGTTTTGACCACCGGCAACCCCGACGATGCGCGGCAACTGGTCGCCCAGAAGGACGAAATGCGCGGACTGGAACAGCGCCTGCAGGAACGTCACCTGCAACGTCTACAGGACCGGAGATCGGACAGCGTCGCCAGCACAAACATGCACCAAGAATGCCTGCGCCTGCTGAAGCAGATCAACACGTCCTTCACCTACGCCGCCTATCCGATCCTCGAAGAGGCCGGCGCCTTCCTCGGCAGCCGCCTGACCCGCAACGCCTGA
- a CDS encoding protein-L-isoaspartate O-methyltransferase family protein: MSDFATRRRMMVDTQVRPSDVTEFPIIEAMLTVPREAFVPRDRIEAAYVSEHVPLGGGRVLLDPRVFSKMLDALDISNADLVLDVGSGLGYSAAVIARIAEAVVAVEDDETRASEAQSLLSEHHADNVVLHEGPLDAGAAEHGPYDVVIVEGGVETLPDTLCDQLKEGGRMAVIFMEGELGTVRVGRKYDGEINWRFAFNGTAPVLPGFTKEEAFAL; the protein is encoded by the coding sequence ATGAGCGATTTTGCCACACGACGCCGGATGATGGTCGACACGCAGGTGCGTCCCTCCGACGTGACCGAATTCCCGATCATCGAAGCGATGCTCACCGTGCCGCGCGAAGCCTTCGTGCCGCGTGACCGGATCGAAGCCGCCTATGTAAGCGAGCATGTGCCGCTGGGCGGCGGGCGCGTACTTCTGGACCCGCGCGTCTTTTCCAAGATGCTGGACGCGCTGGACATTTCCAACGCCGACCTCGTGCTCGACGTGGGGTCCGGGCTGGGCTACTCCGCCGCCGTGATCGCCCGCATCGCCGAGGCGGTCGTCGCCGTCGAGGATGACGAGACGCGCGCGTCCGAGGCGCAGTCGCTCCTGTCGGAGCACCACGCCGACAACGTCGTCCTGCACGAAGGCCCGCTTGACGCGGGTGCGGCAGAGCATGGCCCCTACGACGTCGTCATCGTCGAGGGTGGGGTGGAGACGCTTCCCGACACGCTGTGCGACCAGCTGAAGGAGGGCGGCCGCATGGCGGTTATCTTCATGGAAGGCGAACTGGGCACCGTCCGGGTGGGCCGCAAGTACGACGGCGAAATCAACTGGCGCTTCGCGTTCAACGGCACGGCGCCTGTCCTGCCGGGGTTCACGAAAGAAGAAGCGTTCGCGCTCTGA